From the Conger conger chromosome 14, fConCon1.1, whole genome shotgun sequence genome, one window contains:
- the LOC133110107 gene encoding glucose-6-phosphate 1-dehydrogenase-like isoform X1, with the protein MAALPLSRSQVFGELRKALHEDEEFHHSDTHIFIVMGASGDLAKKKIYPTLWWLFRDGLLPEQTYFVGFARSSLTVEAIREACLPYMKVVETEADRLSAFFSRNSYISGRYGDEGSFSRLQAHLGSLPCGVEANRLFYLALPPSVYHDVSKNIRHHCMSTRGYSRVIVEKPFGRDLPSSDELSAHLSSLYSEDQIYRIDHYLGKEMVQNLMVLRFGNRIFGPIWNRDSVACVVLTFKEPFGTQGRGGYFDDFGIIRDVMQNHLLQMLSLVAMEKPASTSSDDVRDEKVKVLKCIAPVSLSDVVLGQYVGDPEGQGDAKLGYLDDTTVPKDSSTPTFATAVLYVHNERWDGVPFVLRCGKALNERKAEVRLQFADVPGDIFGAQCRRNELVVRVQPNEAVYVKMMSKKPGVFFSPEETELDLTYHSRYQGVKLPDAYERLILDVFCGSQMHFVRSDELREAWRIFTPLLRQIEQEKTPPIPYTYGSRGPPEADELLKRVGFRYGGTYKWVSPYRL; encoded by the exons gggGACCTGGCCAAAAAGAAAATTTACCCTACACTGTG GTGGCTGTTCAGAGATGGACTCCTTCCTGAGCAGACGTATTTTGTGGGCTTTGCACGTTCCAGCCTGACAGTGGAGGCCATCCGGGAAGCCTGTCTTCCGTACatgaag GTGGTGGAGACTGAGGCCGATCGTCTCTCTGCCTTCTTCAGCAGGAACTCCTACATTAGCGGCAGGTATGGTGACGAGGGCTCCTTCTCAAGGCTGCAGGCTCACCTGGGCTCCCTGCCCTGCGGCGTGGAGGCAAACCGCCTCTTCTACCTGGCCCTACCGCCCAGCGTCTATCACGACGTCAGCAAGAACATCCGCCACCACTGCATGAGCACCAG GGGCTACAGCAGGGTGATCGTGGAGAAGCCGTTTGGGCGCGACCTGCCGAGCTCGGATGAGCTGTCTGCCCACCTGTCCTCCCTCTACAGCGAGGACCAGATCTACCGCATCGACCACTACCTGGGCAAGGAGATGGTGCAGAATCTCATGGTGCTCAG gtTCGGGAACCGGATTTTTGGGCCCATCTGGAACCGGGACAGTGTAGCATGTGTGGTTCTGACCTTCAAGGAGCCCTTTGgcacccagggcaggggtggTTACTTCGACGACTTTGGCATAATCCG TGATGTCATGCAAAACCATTTGCTCCAGATGCTCAGcctggttgccatggagaaGCCAGCCTCCACCAGCTCAGACGACGTGAGGGATGAGAAG GTAAAGGTGTTGAAGTGCATTGCCCCTGTGTCTCTTTCGGACGTGGTCCTGGGGCAGTATGTGGGCGACCCCGAGGGGCAGGGGGACGCAAAGCTGGGTTACCTTGATGACACCACCGTTCCCAAAGACTCCAGCACCCCCACCTTCGCCACCGCTGTGCTGTATGTCCACAATGAGCGCTGGGACG GCGTTCCCTTCGTCCTGCGGTGCGGTAAGGCCTTGAACGAGAGGAAGGCGGAGGTGAGGCTGCAGTTCGCAGACGTGCCGGGCGACATCTTCGGCGCCCAGTGCCGGAGGAACGAGCTGGTGGTGCGGGTGCAGCCCAACGAGGCCGTCTACGTCAAGATGATGAGCAAGAAGCCCGGCGTGTTCTTCAGTCCAGAGGAGACCGAGCTGGACCTCACCTACCACAGCCGCTACCAG ggCGTGAAGCTCCCTGACGCCTACGAGCGCCTCATTCTGGACGTGTTCTGCGGGAGCCAGATGCACTTTGTACGCAG CGATGAATTGAGGGAAGCCTGGAGGATCTTTACCCCTCTTCTTCGGCAGATTGAACAGGAGAAGACTCCCCCCATCCCGTACACTTATGGAAG TCGGGGGCCGCCTGAAGCAGACGAGCTGCTGAAAAGAGTGGGCTTCCGCTACGGCGGAACCTACAAGTGGGTCAGCCCCTACAGGTTGTGA
- the LOC133110107 gene encoding glucose-6-phosphate 1-dehydrogenase-like isoform X2, with the protein MKVVETEADRLSAFFSRNSYISGRYGDEGSFSRLQAHLGSLPCGVEANRLFYLALPPSVYHDVSKNIRHHCMSTRGYSRVIVEKPFGRDLPSSDELSAHLSSLYSEDQIYRIDHYLGKEMVQNLMVLRFGNRIFGPIWNRDSVACVVLTFKEPFGTQGRGGYFDDFGIIRDVMQNHLLQMLSLVAMEKPASTSSDDVRDEKVKVLKCIAPVSLSDVVLGQYVGDPEGQGDAKLGYLDDTTVPKDSSTPTFATAVLYVHNERWDGVPFVLRCGKALNERKAEVRLQFADVPGDIFGAQCRRNELVVRVQPNEAVYVKMMSKKPGVFFSPEETELDLTYHSRYQGVKLPDAYERLILDVFCGSQMHFVRSDELREAWRIFTPLLRQIEQEKTPPIPYTYGSRGPPEADELLKRVGFRYGGTYKWVSPYRL; encoded by the exons atgaag GTGGTGGAGACTGAGGCCGATCGTCTCTCTGCCTTCTTCAGCAGGAACTCCTACATTAGCGGCAGGTATGGTGACGAGGGCTCCTTCTCAAGGCTGCAGGCTCACCTGGGCTCCCTGCCCTGCGGCGTGGAGGCAAACCGCCTCTTCTACCTGGCCCTACCGCCCAGCGTCTATCACGACGTCAGCAAGAACATCCGCCACCACTGCATGAGCACCAG GGGCTACAGCAGGGTGATCGTGGAGAAGCCGTTTGGGCGCGACCTGCCGAGCTCGGATGAGCTGTCTGCCCACCTGTCCTCCCTCTACAGCGAGGACCAGATCTACCGCATCGACCACTACCTGGGCAAGGAGATGGTGCAGAATCTCATGGTGCTCAG gtTCGGGAACCGGATTTTTGGGCCCATCTGGAACCGGGACAGTGTAGCATGTGTGGTTCTGACCTTCAAGGAGCCCTTTGgcacccagggcaggggtggTTACTTCGACGACTTTGGCATAATCCG TGATGTCATGCAAAACCATTTGCTCCAGATGCTCAGcctggttgccatggagaaGCCAGCCTCCACCAGCTCAGACGACGTGAGGGATGAGAAG GTAAAGGTGTTGAAGTGCATTGCCCCTGTGTCTCTTTCGGACGTGGTCCTGGGGCAGTATGTGGGCGACCCCGAGGGGCAGGGGGACGCAAAGCTGGGTTACCTTGATGACACCACCGTTCCCAAAGACTCCAGCACCCCCACCTTCGCCACCGCTGTGCTGTATGTCCACAATGAGCGCTGGGACG GCGTTCCCTTCGTCCTGCGGTGCGGTAAGGCCTTGAACGAGAGGAAGGCGGAGGTGAGGCTGCAGTTCGCAGACGTGCCGGGCGACATCTTCGGCGCCCAGTGCCGGAGGAACGAGCTGGTGGTGCGGGTGCAGCCCAACGAGGCCGTCTACGTCAAGATGATGAGCAAGAAGCCCGGCGTGTTCTTCAGTCCAGAGGAGACCGAGCTGGACCTCACCTACCACAGCCGCTACCAG ggCGTGAAGCTCCCTGACGCCTACGAGCGCCTCATTCTGGACGTGTTCTGCGGGAGCCAGATGCACTTTGTACGCAG CGATGAATTGAGGGAAGCCTGGAGGATCTTTACCCCTCTTCTTCGGCAGATTGAACAGGAGAAGACTCCCCCCATCCCGTACACTTATGGAAG TCGGGGGCCGCCTGAAGCAGACGAGCTGCTGAAAAGAGTGGGCTTCCGCTACGGCGGAACCTACAAGTGGGTCAGCCCCTACAGGTTGTGA